From one Allorhizobium ampelinum S4 genomic stretch:
- a CDS encoding lipopolysaccharide biosynthesis protein: MSNGIVANSAFNAAAGLTLLATGFICSIFTARVLGPEANGIIAFSVWLASTAALVAELGTGVLLLRLLPQLKGQGYGESDRKGFAAYLLWPVVGSTLLLLTFYFLFFWVAEARHWAETAPEVLVVTALLFATQAIGMFAKNYLIGEQRVDIFFRMTLTAGLLQLVGVIAGTLLFGVPGALFGYVLAYISQFLFAAALLRHKVKSCGIGLSYLLGSSFVLSLEFMVDSIFLNRIELFFLQRYQGIETVGYYSVAFSLTNLALQVPIQLSGSLVPYYAEHLHRAPGGRLPVAMFESVVRSLAYFTLPMSLGLAAVSHRLVTLVFGDAFAPSAPMLTLLALSVPVAVACQVATQYLFALDKIRQRLFVGLGGAFIMLVGDVLLVPSYGGEGAAFVRIVVFTAMSLAMLRWMRFEGSLAPLGFSLFKVTVAAGCCAAAALAVQDVVPGVGGLVLAIIGAVSVYCLALRLLRAVPEADVAVMAGLIARLPNRLAGPLNVVLRLLTVTPNRS, encoded by the coding sequence ATGAGCAATGGAATAGTCGCAAATTCCGCGTTCAATGCGGCGGCAGGATTGACCCTGCTGGCGACAGGATTCATATGCTCGATCTTCACGGCACGGGTTCTTGGGCCGGAAGCCAATGGCATCATTGCCTTTTCCGTCTGGCTAGCCTCAACAGCGGCGCTGGTGGCGGAACTTGGCACCGGTGTGCTTTTATTGCGTCTTCTGCCGCAGTTGAAGGGGCAGGGCTATGGCGAAAGCGACCGTAAAGGTTTCGCTGCCTATCTGCTCTGGCCGGTGGTTGGCTCGACATTGCTGTTGCTGACGTTCTATTTCCTGTTTTTCTGGGTGGCGGAGGCCAGGCATTGGGCAGAAACCGCGCCTGAAGTGCTGGTGGTGACGGCGCTGTTGTTTGCCACGCAGGCCATCGGGATGTTTGCCAAGAATTACCTGATCGGCGAACAGCGGGTGGATATTTTCTTCCGTATGACCTTGACGGCCGGGCTGCTGCAACTGGTCGGTGTCATCGCGGGTACCTTGCTGTTCGGCGTGCCAGGAGCGCTGTTTGGCTATGTTCTGGCCTATATTTCCCAGTTTCTCTTCGCCGCCGCCCTGTTGCGCCACAAGGTGAAAAGCTGCGGCATCGGACTGAGTTACCTGCTCGGATCCTCCTTTGTGCTCTCACTGGAATTCATGGTGGATTCGATCTTCCTGAACCGGATCGAGCTGTTCTTCCTGCAACGCTATCAGGGCATTGAGACCGTCGGCTATTATTCCGTGGCCTTCTCGCTGACCAATCTCGCTTTGCAGGTGCCGATTCAGCTGTCCGGCAGTCTCGTGCCTTATTATGCCGAACATCTGCACCGCGCGCCGGGCGGACGGTTGCCTGTGGCGATGTTTGAAAGCGTGGTGCGAAGCCTGGCCTATTTCACGCTGCCGATGAGCCTGGGCCTGGCGGCGGTGTCGCATCGGCTGGTCACGCTGGTGTTTGGCGATGCCTTTGCCCCAAGCGCGCCGATGCTGACGCTGCTAGCGCTGTCTGTGCCAGTTGCCGTTGCCTGTCAGGTGGCGACACAATATCTGTTTGCCCTCGATAAAATCCGGCAGAGACTGTTTGTCGGGCTGGGCGGTGCGTTTATCATGCTGGTCGGGGATGTTTTGCTTGTGCCATCTTATGGCGGAGAAGGTGCGGCTTTCGTGCGGATCGTGGTGTTTACCGCTATGAGCCTGGCGATGCTGCGCTGGATGCGGTTCGAAGGGTCATTGGCGCCGCTGGGGTTCAGTCTTTTCAAGGTTACTGTAGCCGCTGGCTGTTGTGCGGCAGCGGCTTTGGCGGTGCAGGATGTCGTGCCAGGTGTCGGTGGCCTTGTCCTTGCCATTATCGGTGCCGTCAGCGTCTATTGCCTTGCGCTTCGGCTGTTGCGGGCCGTGCCGGAGGCGGATGTGGCGGTCATGGCAGGGCTGATCGCCCGTTTGCCAAACCGGCTGGCGGGGCCTTTGAATGTGGTTTTGAGGTTGCTGACCGTGACACCCAACCGGAGCTGA
- a CDS encoding alpha/beta fold hydrolase, whose translation MEAITERVGPASGQRLQPHQHAVAQPVSFAGTFGLYQPAEGAKQGVVRKCAVLFLQPWGFEEMCTHKLFRIIAEELACEGIASLRFDYPGTGDALDPPDRSRGLSLWQDTIRLALDVLAQKTGGLPVILLGHGLGASLGVGMAADLEGLAGFVAMAPVASGRAYLRELQFWARVIDDGLGLAEHLRLSGMTAIAGHVMPDAKASALKNTDFSAVQPHRSIPHLFVNRADRPGDGQMAKQIEAKGARVETIDYPGYDAMVGNPAMARMPMVAAEHVISWIVRRAAALGEQKRPLAIDPSAVSVQDEDQAHLDGGDFRETALRFGRGKRLYGILCEPTGPRSGASVLLLNTAYDRSAGWGRSGVAMARKLAGDGIASLRFDVANVGDSPPVPGLPDQVLYAETQYDDVEAALAVLEERSLLPSVVAGRCSGGYLGFSCMTKDHRIAGACLVNPFVFYWDKRRRVEDGLAVVPRSLDTYKHRLFQMQTLRRLWRGKVDVKNATRNFALVGVRRVLNRLGLAQVFSRDVRLEHRAVRVAFAALAKRKTPLVLLYSEQDVGLDHFYQHFGSQGRKLERYPNVRTDILAETDHNFSPAAAQQRYFEEIKALALAVQASKLPAQQIKAGLSAGKEPVSEPEAS comes from the coding sequence ATGGAAGCGATAACCGAGCGGGTTGGCCCGGCATCTGGCCAGCGGCTTCAGCCGCACCAGCATGCTGTGGCCCAGCCGGTCAGCTTTGCTGGCACCTTCGGGCTCTATCAGCCGGCGGAGGGTGCCAAACAGGGTGTGGTGCGCAAATGCGCGGTGCTGTTTCTCCAGCCCTGGGGCTTTGAGGAAATGTGTACGCACAAGCTGTTCCGCATCATTGCGGAAGAACTGGCGTGCGAGGGCATCGCCAGTCTGCGCTTCGACTATCCCGGCACGGGCGACGCGCTGGATCCGCCGGACCGCAGTCGTGGCCTGTCGCTCTGGCAGGATACGATACGCTTGGCCCTTGACGTGCTTGCCCAAAAGACTGGTGGCCTGCCGGTGATTTTGCTGGGGCACGGGCTGGGCGCATCGCTTGGCGTGGGCATGGCGGCTGACCTCGAGGGCCTGGCGGGATTTGTCGCCATGGCACCCGTGGCCTCCGGCCGCGCCTATCTGAGGGAATTGCAGTTCTGGGCGCGGGTCATCGATGACGGATTGGGCCTGGCCGAACATTTGCGCCTCAGCGGGATGACGGCCATTGCCGGGCACGTGATGCCGGATGCAAAGGCCTCGGCCTTGAAGAATACCGATTTTTCCGCCGTGCAGCCGCATCGCTCCATCCCGCATCTGTTCGTCAACCGGGCGGATCGGCCCGGCGACGGGCAAATGGCAAAGCAGATTGAAGCGAAAGGCGCCCGCGTCGAGACCATCGACTATCCGGGCTATGATGCCATGGTCGGCAATCCTGCCATGGCCCGAATGCCCATGGTGGCGGCTGAACATGTCATCAGCTGGATCGTTCGCCGGGCGGCAGCGCTTGGCGAGCAGAAGCGTCCGTTGGCTATCGATCCTTCAGCAGTATCCGTACAGGACGAAGATCAGGCGCACCTGGATGGCGGGGATTTTCGCGAGACGGCCCTTCGGTTTGGCCGGGGCAAACGGCTTTACGGTATTTTGTGCGAGCCGACTGGACCCCGCAGTGGCGCAAGCGTTCTGTTGCTCAACACTGCGTATGACCGCAGTGCGGGATGGGGACGCTCGGGTGTCGCCATGGCGCGCAAGCTTGCAGGCGACGGTATTGCCTCCCTCCGCTTCGATGTTGCCAATGTCGGCGATAGCCCGCCGGTGCCGGGCCTGCCGGATCAGGTGCTTTACGCCGAAACCCAATATGACGATGTGGAAGCCGCGCTTGCCGTTCTCGAAGAGCGTTCACTGCTGCCCAGTGTGGTGGCCGGACGGTGCAGTGGCGGTTATCTCGGGTTTTCCTGCATGACCAAGGATCACCGCATTGCCGGAGCCTGCCTGGTCAATCCCTTCGTCTTCTATTGGGATAAGAGACGGCGGGTGGAAGATGGGCTAGCCGTGGTGCCGCGTTCGCTCGATACCTACAAGCATCGGCTGTTTCAGATGCAAACCTTGCGACGTCTCTGGCGGGGGAAGGTGGATGTGAAGAACGCGACCCGCAATTTCGCTCTGGTTGGCGTGCGTCGTGTGTTGAACCGCCTTGGCCTCGCCCAGGTCTTCAGCCGCGATGTCCGGCTGGAACATCGGGCCGTGCGCGTTGCCTTTGCCGCTCTCGCAAAGCGAAAAACGCCGCTGGTGCTGCTCTATAGCGAGCAAGACGTTGGTCTTGACCATTTCTATCAGCATTTCGGCTCGCAGGGCCGCAAGTTGGAACGCTATCCCAATGTCCGCACCGACATTCTGGCGGAGACGGATCATAATTTTTCTCCCGCCGCTGCCCAGCAGCGCTATTTCGAGGAAATCAAGGCGCTGGCACTGGCGGTCCAGGCGTCGAAATTGCCTGCCCAGCAGATCAAAGCCGGTTTATCCGCAGGCAAAGAACCCGTCTCAGAACCGGAAGCGTCGTGA